One genomic window of Methanosarcina acetivorans C2A includes the following:
- a CDS encoding nucleotidyltransferase family protein, whose product MFGSFARGEEKAGSDIDVLVEFDETKITFDDYMDLKFYLEDFFKREVDLVIESSIKPGIKDNIMGDAVYA is encoded by the coding sequence ATATTCGGGTCTTTTGCCAGAGGGGAAGAAAAAGCCGGAAGCGATATTGACGTTCTTGTAGAATTTGATGAAACAAAAATCACTTTTGATGATTACATGGATCTCAAATTCTATCTTGAAGACTTTTTCAAAAGGGAAGTTGACCTGGTTATCGAATCCTCGATCAAGCCCGGGATAAAAGACAATATCATGGGAGACGCAGTGTATGCCTGA
- a CDS encoding outer membrane lipoprotein-sorting protein has translation MTTRKTLTAFILLVLLVPVLFVSGCTEELSAEEIAEQMQEKEDSIQDYSYTMQMTSHLGNQTQESEVQVLQKKPNKSKTISIEPEEEAGTIVVSDGEFIWTYDPKTNTVMKMEMPETPILGEIDYTEIIDEFLNETDVSLLGVKEIDGRPAYLLETSPKEEEEGFKLADGMKIWVDKETWMPLRYEMYDSDGDLVMEIELRNLEINTGIPDSEFVFEVPEGATVKTVDLDSFELPEEMTLEEARESAGFEILVPEYIPEGYTFNYSTVSNNSWIAPEGQAFETVSLTYENEEEDSIYLSETVYESQAPDAAIMDSAEDIDINGRDGKYLVFGDMKILSWEIGDIDLSLTASLEKDEMLRIAESVRENT, from the coding sequence ATGACAACCAGGAAAACACTTACAGCATTTATATTACTGGTTCTGCTGGTTCCGGTCCTTTTTGTATCGGGCTGTACCGAAGAACTCAGTGCGGAAGAAATAGCAGAACAGATGCAGGAAAAAGAAGATAGCATTCAGGATTATTCGTATACGATGCAAATGACTTCACACCTTGGAAATCAGACACAGGAAAGTGAGGTCCAGGTCCTGCAAAAGAAACCGAACAAATCAAAAACCATTTCAATAGAACCTGAAGAAGAAGCCGGCACCATTGTGGTTTCGGATGGAGAATTTATCTGGACCTATGACCCGAAAACAAATACGGTCATGAAAATGGAAATGCCGGAGACTCCGATATTGGGGGAAATAGATTACACCGAAATTATTGACGAATTCCTGAACGAAACGGATGTTTCCCTGCTTGGTGTGAAGGAAATCGACGGAAGGCCCGCATACCTGCTTGAGACCAGCCCGAAAGAGGAGGAAGAAGGATTCAAGCTTGCAGACGGGATGAAAATCTGGGTAGATAAAGAGACATGGATGCCTCTCAGGTATGAAATGTATGACAGCGATGGAGACCTGGTGATGGAAATCGAGCTCCGCAACCTGGAAATTAATACAGGCATCCCGGACTCCGAGTTTGTATTCGAAGTGCCGGAAGGGGCAACCGTAAAGACTGTGGACCTCGACTCGTTCGAACTTCCGGAAGAGATGACCCTTGAAGAAGCCAGAGAATCTGCGGGATTTGAAATCCTGGTCCCGGAATACATCCCCGAAGGGTATACCTTTAACTATTCGACGGTCTCCAACAACAGCTGGATAGCTCCTGAAGGGCAGGCCTTCGAGACTGTTTCCCTGACATACGAAAACGAGGAGGAAGATAGCATTTACCTTTCGGAAACCGTATATGAAAGCCAGGCCCCGGATGCTGCAATCATGGACTCTGCAGAAGACATTGACATTAACGGAAGAGACGGAAAATACCTTGTCTTCGGGGACATGAAGATCCTGAGCTGGGAGATAGGGGATATCGACCTGAGCCTTACCGCTTCCCTTGAGAAAGACGAAATGCTGAGAATTGCGGAGTCCGTACGGGAGAATACCTGA
- a CDS encoding epoxyqueuosine reductase, giving the protein MEFKDKIESIIKEAAANPGTEIRYREPLVGYASADDPIFDEMKEIIGPHHLHPKEVFPGAKTVVSFFLPFDKKLVELNWRSPDPIKEWIQAKSETDNLIGKINEKLKAALAEEGIEAVVPGVVFDYTSKGFDVAWSHKSAAYAAGLGTFGVHQMLITKAGCAGRFGTLLISAEIPPTPRPTEEFCRYKKGEKCLVCVDRCPAGALSIRGLDKEKCYRQLRENSKAFPELNQFACGKCATGPCALRSR; this is encoded by the coding sequence ATGGAGTTCAAAGACAAGATCGAGAGTATTATCAAAGAAGCAGCCGCAAATCCTGGCACTGAAATCCGATATCGTGAACCTCTTGTTGGCTATGCTTCAGCTGACGACCCTATTTTTGATGAAATGAAAGAAATCATAGGTCCTCACCACTTGCATCCGAAAGAGGTCTTTCCCGGGGCAAAAACCGTGGTATCATTTTTCCTGCCGTTTGACAAAAAACTTGTGGAACTGAACTGGCGGTCTCCAGATCCGATAAAGGAATGGATTCAGGCCAAGAGTGAGACCGATAATCTGATAGGGAAAATCAACGAAAAACTGAAGGCTGCGCTGGCAGAAGAAGGTATAGAGGCAGTTGTGCCCGGTGTTGTTTTTGATTATACGAGTAAGGGCTTTGACGTTGCCTGGTCCCACAAGAGCGCTGCTTATGCTGCGGGCCTGGGCACTTTCGGGGTCCACCAGATGCTTATCACGAAAGCCGGGTGTGCAGGTCGCTTTGGGACTCTTCTGATCTCGGCTGAAATTCCTCCTACTCCGCGTCCGACCGAAGAGTTCTGCCGTTATAAAAAGGGAGAAAAATGCCTTGTCTGTGTGGACCGGTGTCCGGCCGGAGCTCTCAGTATAAGAGGTCTTGATAAAGAAAAGTGCTACAGGCAGCTCCGGGAAAACTCAAAAGCTTTCCCCGAACTTAATCAGTTTGCCTGTGGGAAATGTGCAACCGGACCCTGTGCGTTGAGATCTCGCTGA
- a CDS encoding M3 family metallopeptidase, whose product MITEFEHKAHRLCAEKGYENGTISGAELNALWTELYKDYRSDSIEYYAEDSAEWIYIHHIFLTNNYYTFNYAVSKAITLSLFKQYRADPETFNENYIAYLSAGSTMTPEEKLKKYFGIEINRQIFEEVMAVMELRIRQLEELEKERNRPKFESAVESLNIYSGSFWNTPLGD is encoded by the coding sequence ATGATCACGGAATTCGAACATAAGGCCCATCGGCTCTGTGCTGAAAAAGGCTATGAAAACGGAACTATCAGCGGAGCAGAACTCAACGCCCTCTGGACCGAATTGTATAAAGACTACAGGAGCGACTCCATCGAATACTATGCTGAAGATTCTGCGGAATGGATCTATATCCACCACATCTTCCTGACAAATAACTACTACACCTTCAACTACGCAGTTTCGAAAGCAATAACCCTTTCTCTCTTCAAGCAGTACAGGGCGGATCCGGAGACCTTTAATGAAAACTACATAGCCTACCTTTCAGCAGGTTCCACAATGACGCCCGAAGAAAAGCTCAAGAAATATTTCGGGATTGAGATTAACAGACAAATCTTTGAAGAAGTTATGGCTGTCATGGAGCTCAGGATCCGGCAGCTTGAGGAGCTGGAAAAGGAGAGAAACAGGCCGAAATTTGAGTCTGCCGTAGAAAGCCTGAACATCTATTCAGGTTCCTTCTGGAATACACCTCTGGGGGATTGA
- a CDS encoding methylated-DNA--[protein]-cysteine S-methyltransferase, whose amino-acid sequence MYYAIFESPIGPILLAGDEEGLKYVNFMKGKKKIEVPDSWVENEEFFREASRQLEAYFAGELKSFDVKLAPEGTEFQKSVWNALKEIPYGETRTYGEIAKNIGNPKASRAVGLANNRNPIAIIVPCHRVIGANGKLTGYASGLDIKEFLLKLEGSC is encoded by the coding sequence ATGTATTACGCAATATTCGAATCCCCAATCGGTCCCATACTCCTTGCAGGAGACGAAGAAGGGCTGAAATATGTAAATTTCATGAAAGGCAAAAAGAAAATCGAAGTTCCGGATAGCTGGGTAGAAAATGAGGAGTTTTTCAGGGAAGCTTCCAGGCAGCTTGAAGCTTATTTTGCAGGAGAACTCAAATCCTTTGATGTAAAACTTGCTCCTGAAGGCACGGAGTTTCAGAAATCCGTCTGGAATGCCCTGAAAGAAATCCCTTATGGGGAAACCAGGACTTACGGGGAGATTGCAAAAAACATTGGAAATCCGAAGGCTTCCCGGGCTGTGGGGCTTGCAAATAACCGGAATCCGATTGCAATAATCGTGCCCTGTCACAGGGTCATCGGGGCAAACGGGAAACTTACCGGCTATGCAAGCGGGCTGGATATCAAGGAATTTTTATTGAAACTTGAAGGCAGTTGCTGA
- a CDS encoding ABC transporter permease has translation MNLNVILAIFRKDLISSVKSKNILIILLTPVFLSILFNSTVSLTDNIVVPIAVYDGGSSTDFVEYLSSTGSYDIIITGSADKAEELLYTEKVAAMVFVPEGFSIDLENSFTPSLNITVNPYDAKSVVFLQTYKDVIMDFAGQDYPVDISLNTLPSDLQSRVNVPIWVMFTVIFVGMMVLPNTLTIEKEKKTLDAILVSPASVKDVIYGKSFFGLFLTIFISLLIIFINGGFAGNFPVVLFFIVLGSTAFTGLGLLIASYTENYSSASLLSTICMAPLILPALLADLSGEIRYASYLVPSTYVLNGIKDAMLNNSGVSDLYPELGVLVIFNLVVYALASHVLKNRMHI, from the coding sequence ATGAATCTTAATGTTATTCTGGCTATTTTCAGAAAGGACTTAATATCCTCGGTTAAAAGCAAAAACATATTGATAATATTACTAACTCCGGTCTTTTTGTCGATCCTTTTTAACTCTACAGTCTCCCTGACTGATAACATCGTAGTCCCCATTGCGGTGTATGATGGAGGTTCCAGCACAGATTTTGTTGAGTATCTCAGCTCTACAGGGAGTTATGATATAATCATTACGGGTTCTGCCGATAAAGCCGAAGAATTGCTTTACACTGAAAAAGTTGCGGCTATGGTGTTTGTTCCGGAAGGCTTCAGTATCGATCTTGAAAATAGTTTCACTCCTTCCCTTAATATTACGGTCAACCCTTATGATGCAAAATCGGTTGTATTTTTACAAACTTACAAAGATGTAATTATGGATTTTGCAGGACAGGATTACCCGGTAGATATTTCTTTAAATACTCTCCCCTCGGACTTGCAGTCCCGGGTTAACGTCCCAATCTGGGTTATGTTTACGGTAATATTTGTTGGGATGATGGTTTTGCCCAACACGCTGACTATCGAGAAAGAGAAAAAAACCCTTGATGCAATACTTGTATCCCCGGCCTCAGTAAAAGATGTGATTTACGGCAAGTCTTTTTTTGGTTTATTCCTTACAATATTCATATCTCTGCTTATAATTTTTATTAATGGTGGATTCGCTGGTAACTTCCCTGTGGTCCTGTTTTTCATAGTCCTTGGTTCTACAGCGTTCACAGGCCTCGGGCTTCTGATTGCTAGCTATACCGAAAATTATTCTTCGGCATCTCTGCTTTCCACTATTTGCATGGCTCCCCTGATTTTACCGGCCCTGCTGGCCGATTTATCTGGAGAGATAAGGTATGCCTCATATCTCGTACCGAGCACCTATGTGCTTAACGGCATAAAAGATGCCATGTTGAATAATTCCGGGGTCTCTGACCTGTATCCTGAGCTTGGAGTTCTTGTTATATTTAATCTGGTGGTGTACGCGCTGGCATCTCATGTTCTCAAAAACAGGATGCATATATAA
- a CDS encoding ABC transporter ATP-binding protein, giving the protein MRNISFSVKKGTIFGLLGPNGAGKSTTIKILTCQFSPTSGSVYIGGFNTEVDAAEIKKRVGVVFESQNLYEDLTVYENLHFFRQLYGVPKEIIYEVLGLVGMKEYQKHKIKALSKGMRQKIMIARALINDPDILFLDEPGSGLDPHSAREIRKMILDLKNRGKTILLTTHNMEEADFLCDCLAIIHKGSIIAMDTPGNLKKKYGADVLRIETVTGDIYESPLNTQASSDMFKKLSDDSQIFLVHSKEATIEDVFIKLTGERLTDES; this is encoded by the coding sequence GTGAGAAATATTTCTTTCAGTGTCAAAAAAGGGACCATATTCGGACTTCTGGGCCCAAACGGGGCAGGGAAATCCACTACCATTAAGATTCTTACCTGTCAGTTTTCTCCTACTTCAGGATCTGTATATATTGGTGGATTCAACACTGAGGTAGATGCAGCAGAGATTAAAAAGAGAGTAGGGGTTGTTTTTGAGTCACAGAACCTTTATGAAGATTTGACTGTCTATGAAAACCTTCATTTTTTCCGTCAATTATATGGGGTTCCAAAGGAAATAATTTATGAGGTGCTGGGACTTGTGGGTATGAAAGAGTACCAGAAACACAAAATAAAAGCTCTTTCAAAAGGGATGAGGCAGAAGATAATGATCGCCAGGGCCTTAATTAACGATCCCGATATTTTGTTTCTGGATGAACCCGGGAGCGGGCTGGACCCACATTCGGCAAGGGAAATAAGGAAAATGATTCTTGATCTTAAAAATAGGGGTAAAACGATCCTCCTTACAACACATAACATGGAGGAAGCGGATTTTTTATGTGATTGTCTGGCTATCATACATAAAGGCTCCATAATAGCTATGGATACACCTGGGAATCTGAAAAAGAAGTATGGAGCAGACGTTCTCAGGATTGAGACCGTAACAGGAGATATTTACGAATCACCGCTGAATACGCAGGCAAGCAGTGATATGTTTAAAAAACTCTCGGATGATAGTCAAATATTCCTTGTACATTCAAAAGAGGCTACAATTGAAGACGTTTTTATAAAACTAACCGGGGAGAGGTTGACTGATGAATCTTAA